The following are encoded in a window of SAR324 cluster bacterium genomic DNA:
- the infB gene encoding translation initiation factor IF-2: protein MTKMRVFELAKELNLPAKQLLLRIQKMGYDVSSNFNVLSEEHIQEIQDRLQKKSQASGGATTPTSSGGRITSSRSSESSNSDTLAKHPRRIRKSSRTDEESHETDSQNTEELLGVAVETSEPFIEDTTTKTEEPVSPTESSEAIVPVEKNPPPEQATPVSELSPVDNTIEIVQEVVQPETISVSKIQEIDSTKSLDEQKKKKPKGKTLIEEELLDNELLDSKKNKILPKEFKKDKKPAFIDPRAKDIRIKTFQEEEEFVVRRKANKFDRKRQKEVIEPEVTKHVFNPRKKNVKVGNNIVVSEFAGMIGIKVQEIIKKLFLMGIPATINQSIPGETAALIATEFNIDVEVETFNLEDALEDPSQENLVECPRAPIVTVMGHVDHGKTSLLDKIRSSRVTLGEAGGITQHIGAYHVATEVGNITFLDTPGHEAFTAMRARGANVTDIVILVVAADDGVQPQTIEAIHHAQAAEVPIIVAVNKIDRPQANPARIRQELLEHGLIAEELGGETIFVHVSAKSGEGMDHLLEMIQIQAEVLELKAPIDGDARGIIVESKVSKGRGPVGTVLVTSGTLKVGDYFVVGQTFGRIRAMFNDQGKSLKNAVPAIPVEIVGFNEVPETGEKFFVLTDEKRTRQIAEERAKKTKESVAVQQQKMHLDTLFSKIGADAHVELKILIKADVQGSSEALQSSLKQLGNEHVSVRFIHSAVGSITETDVVLAAASDAIIIGFNVRPDSKAREVISREGVDVRLYSIIYDAIDEIKAALEGLLKPIIREEVIGHCVVRKVYTLAKQNIILGCYVTDGKVIRGAHARLIRNNIILHDGAINSLRRFKDEVKEVLNNYECGMTFSYEDVKEEDTFEIYQKVEEAAKL from the coding sequence ATGACAAAGATGAGAGTGTTTGAACTGGCTAAGGAACTTAATCTGCCAGCCAAACAGCTACTCCTGCGAATTCAGAAAATGGGGTATGACGTTTCAAGTAACTTTAACGTATTGTCTGAGGAACATATTCAGGAAATTCAGGACAGGTTACAAAAAAAATCACAGGCCTCCGGGGGCGCAACCACACCAACTTCAAGTGGGGGAAGGATTACATCTTCTCGTAGCAGTGAATCGTCAAACAGCGACACTTTGGCAAAACATCCAAGAAGAATCAGAAAATCGTCACGTACTGATGAAGAATCTCATGAAACTGATTCTCAGAATACTGAGGAATTGCTGGGTGTGGCTGTTGAAACTAGTGAACCCTTCATCGAAGATACCACCACAAAAACAGAAGAACCGGTTTCTCCTACTGAATCGTCTGAAGCAATAGTTCCTGTTGAGAAAAATCCTCCACCAGAGCAAGCGACGCCAGTTTCAGAACTATCCCCTGTAGACAATACTATTGAAATAGTTCAAGAAGTAGTTCAGCCTGAAACGATTTCTGTTAGCAAAATACAAGAAATCGATAGTACAAAATCCCTTGATGAACAGAAAAAAAAGAAACCTAAGGGAAAAACACTCATTGAAGAAGAATTATTAGACAATGAACTTCTTGACAGTAAAAAGAACAAAATTCTTCCCAAAGAATTTAAAAAAGATAAAAAACCAGCATTTATTGATCCCAGAGCAAAAGACATACGCATTAAAACTTTTCAGGAAGAAGAAGAGTTTGTTGTAAGGCGTAAAGCAAACAAGTTTGATCGTAAGAGACAGAAGGAGGTTATCGAGCCTGAAGTCACCAAACATGTTTTCAATCCAAGAAAAAAGAATGTTAAGGTTGGAAACAATATTGTGGTGTCTGAATTTGCGGGAATGATTGGTATTAAAGTTCAGGAAATCATAAAAAAACTTTTTTTAATGGGAATTCCAGCGACTATCAACCAGAGTATTCCCGGAGAAACAGCCGCTTTGATTGCCACCGAGTTTAACATTGATGTAGAAGTTGAAACGTTCAATCTGGAAGATGCCCTGGAAGATCCCTCACAGGAAAATTTGGTAGAATGTCCTCGAGCACCCATTGTTACAGTGATGGGACATGTGGATCATGGGAAAACATCATTGCTTGATAAAATCAGATCCAGTCGCGTGACGCTGGGTGAAGCCGGCGGCATCACTCAACACATTGGAGCATATCACGTAGCCACAGAAGTTGGAAATATCACTTTTCTGGATACACCTGGACACGAGGCTTTCACAGCAATGCGGGCACGGGGAGCCAATGTTACAGATATTGTTATTCTTGTTGTTGCCGCGGATGATGGCGTTCAACCTCAAACAATTGAAGCCATTCATCATGCTCAAGCTGCTGAAGTACCAATCATTGTTGCTGTGAATAAGATTGATCGCCCGCAGGCTAATCCTGCAAGAATTCGGCAGGAATTGCTGGAACATGGCTTGATCGCTGAGGAATTAGGTGGAGAAACAATTTTTGTTCATGTCTCTGCAAAAAGCGGTGAAGGCATGGATCATCTACTGGAAATGATCCAGATTCAGGCGGAAGTCCTGGAACTGAAAGCACCAATAGATGGAGATGCACGAGGAATTATTGTTGAATCAAAAGTCAGCAAGGGACGTGGTCCTGTTGGAACAGTGCTTGTTACATCCGGTACACTCAAGGTGGGTGATTATTTTGTGGTGGGGCAAACCTTTGGCCGGATACGCGCAATGTTCAATGATCAGGGAAAATCACTGAAAAATGCAGTGCCGGCAATACCCGTTGAAATTGTCGGTTTTAATGAAGTGCCAGAAACCGGTGAAAAATTCTTTGTGTTAACCGACGAAAAAAGAACACGTCAAATTGCTGAGGAAAGGGCAAAGAAAACCAAGGAAAGTGTCGCCGTTCAACAACAAAAAATGCATTTAGACACCTTGTTTAGCAAAATAGGTGCTGACGCACATGTTGAACTGAAAATCCTGATAAAAGCCGATGTTCAAGGCTCCTCTGAAGCTTTGCAAAGTTCCTTGAAACAATTGGGGAATGAGCATGTTTCGGTAAGATTTATTCACAGCGCGGTTGGAAGCATCACTGAAACAGATGTTGTCCTGGCCGCAGCTTCGGATGCCATTATCATTGGCTTCAATGTCCGGCCTGACAGTAAAGCCAGAGAAGTGATCTCCCGGGAAGGTGTTGATGTAAGGCTTTATAGTATTATCTATGATGCCATTGATGAGATCAAAGCCGCACTCGAAGGTTTACTAAAACCCATTATCCGGGAAGAAGTTATTGGTCATTGTGTTGTCAGAAAAGTATACACGCTTGCCAAACAGAATATTATTTTGGGATGCTATGTGACTGATGGAAAAGTGATCCGTGGTGCTCATGCAAGGTTGATTCGAAATAATATAATTTTGCACGATGGAGCAATCAACTCGCTAAGACGTTTCAAGGATGAAGTGAAAGAAGTTCTGAATAATTATGAATGCGGTATGACCTTTTCCTATGAAGACGTAAAAGAAGAAGATACTTTCGAAATCTATCAAAAAGTAGAAGAAGCCGCAAAATTATAG
- the truB gene encoding tRNA pseudouridine(55) synthase TruB translates to MLIINIDKPVGWTSTDVVRFSKKQLNEKKAGHLGTLDPMASGVLPVFLGKSTKLIHLFENIGKTYEATFRLGIRTDTFDATGITVEEKDPSHITLEQLKTVIKKYEGINAQLTPIYSAVKFQGVPAYRLARAGKEVHRKQRQIIIDELTLLDTGMFPEIRLRIQCSKGTYIRTLADDMGLDLGVGAHMTQLRRIACGSVFTMENISSIDALRDKQNLLRLDPLDLLSHLPTLSVNEDEIACLSHGQAISAHEIQSDLMTENQQVKVIDKNKRLVAIGCITISEGIKFNPFKVFI, encoded by the coding sequence TTGCTGATTATTAATATTGATAAACCGGTAGGTTGGACATCCACGGATGTTGTACGTTTTTCAAAAAAGCAATTGAATGAAAAAAAAGCAGGTCATTTAGGAACACTCGACCCGATGGCGAGTGGTGTATTGCCTGTTTTTTTAGGAAAATCAACTAAACTGATTCATTTGTTTGAAAATATTGGAAAAACATACGAGGCTACATTTCGTTTGGGTATCAGGACAGATACTTTTGATGCTACAGGGATAACAGTAGAAGAAAAAGATCCTTCACACATAACACTTGAACAGTTGAAAACTGTTATCAAGAAATATGAGGGAATCAATGCGCAATTGACCCCAATTTATTCAGCCGTCAAATTTCAAGGCGTTCCAGCATATCGGCTGGCTCGAGCTGGAAAAGAAGTTCACAGGAAACAGCGTCAAATCATCATTGATGAATTAACACTTCTCGATACTGGTATGTTTCCAGAAATACGGTTACGAATACAGTGTTCTAAAGGAACATATATTCGTACTCTGGCAGATGATATGGGACTGGATCTTGGTGTTGGTGCACATATGACACAATTGCGGAGAATCGCATGTGGCTCAGTGTTTACCATGGAAAATATCAGCAGTATTGACGCATTGCGTGATAAACAAAATTTATTGCGGCTTGATCCGCTAGATCTTCTTTCTCATTTACCAACCTTGTCTGTAAATGAGGATGAAATCGCTTGTTTAAGTCATGGCCAAGCCATCTCTGCGCATGAAATCCAATCGGATCTCATGACAGAGAATCAACAGGTCAAGGTGATTGATAAAAATAAGCGTCTGGTTGCTATTGGATGTATCACAATTAGTGAAGGCATAAAATTTAATCCTTTCAAAGTTTTCATATAG
- the rpsO gene encoding 30S ribosomal protein S15, which translates to MLTNEEKKLIVQKYGKDEKDTGSPEVQIAILTARINYLTGHFKQQPKDFDSRRGLLKLVGQRRSLLEYLKKGSVDRYSTLIEQLGIRK; encoded by the coding sequence ATGCTGACCAATGAAGAAAAAAAACTTATAGTTCAAAAATATGGCAAAGATGAAAAAGACACAGGCTCACCTGAAGTACAGATTGCTATCTTGACAGCCCGTATCAATTATTTGACAGGCCATTTTAAACAACAACCTAAAGATTTTGATTCAAGACGAGGCCTGCTCAAATTGGTTGGGCAGCGAAGAAGTTTGCTTGAATATCTGAAAAAAGGCAGTGTTGATCGTTACAGTACCCTGATTGAACAATTAGGGATTCGTAAATAA
- the nusA gene encoding transcription termination factor NusA, which translates to MKDNLIEIINDVSKEKGLDRDKLIHLVEEAIVQAAKKKLPYQVIEGHLNPKTGQIELFQYKEVVDDLDDPNNEISLEEALEMDPSAVLGDEVEYEIEEKEFLRIAQSARQLIFKRIKEAERENIVETFLSKKGEILTGTVVRTESNGRVAINFMNKTEAYLFPKEQIPGEVFRYGDHIRVYLMDINNDPQKTSQLSISRTHPGLLIKLFEMEVPEIFDGIVKIVTAAREPGKRAKISVYTNDPDVDPVGACVGMKGNRVQVIVNELQGEKIDIIRWSDDLNEYLQNALNPAEITKMEMKENGDINVWVEADQLSLAIGKQGQNVRLASKLIGKKINVSSVNDHQGASIEEQLAYELVKQKEMNELAAEMKSEEKLSEISAESGK; encoded by the coding sequence GACAATTTAATTGAAATCATTAATGATGTTTCAAAGGAAAAAGGTTTGGACCGTGATAAACTCATCCACTTGGTTGAGGAAGCAATTGTTCAGGCTGCGAAGAAAAAATTACCTTATCAAGTTATCGAAGGTCATCTGAATCCGAAAACTGGTCAAATTGAATTATTTCAGTATAAAGAAGTGGTTGATGACTTGGATGATCCAAACAATGAAATTTCACTGGAAGAAGCCTTGGAAATGGATCCCTCAGCCGTTTTGGGGGACGAAGTTGAATATGAAATTGAAGAAAAAGAATTTTTAAGGATTGCACAATCTGCAAGACAGTTGATTTTCAAAAGAATCAAAGAAGCGGAACGAGAGAACATTGTTGAAACTTTTCTGAGTAAAAAAGGTGAAATTCTGACGGGAACTGTTGTTCGGACAGAATCGAACGGTCGGGTTGCCATTAATTTCATGAACAAAACAGAAGCTTATCTGTTTCCTAAAGAACAAATTCCTGGTGAAGTTTTTCGATATGGAGATCATATCCGTGTTTACTTAATGGATATCAACAATGATCCACAAAAAACATCTCAACTCTCCATTTCAAGAACACATCCAGGACTGCTTATCAAACTTTTTGAAATGGAAGTTCCAGAAATTTTTGATGGTATAGTCAAAATAGTGACCGCTGCCAGAGAACCAGGAAAACGGGCCAAAATATCTGTTTATACGAATGATCCTGATGTAGATCCTGTCGGAGCGTGTGTTGGAATGAAAGGAAATCGGGTTCAAGTGATTGTCAATGAACTACAGGGAGAAAAAATTGACATCATCCGTTGGAGTGATGATTTAAACGAATATCTACAAAATGCGTTGAATCCAGCAGAAATCACTAAAATGGAAATGAAGGAAAACGGAGATATCAATGTATGGGTCGAAGCGGATCAATTATCTCTGGCCATTGGAAAGCAAGGACAAAATGTTCGCTTGGCATCAAAACTTATTGGCAAAAAAATTAATGTATCGTCTGTGAATGACCATCAAGGAGCTTCGATTGAAGAACAACTAGCTTATGAACTGGTAAAGCAGAAGGAAATGAATGAGTTGGCTGCTGAGATGAAAAGTGAAGAAAAATTGTCAGAAATTTCTGCAGAATCAGGAAAATAA
- the rbfA gene encoding 30S ribosome-binding factor RbfA — MSAMVHKKLSEILFRKSKDPRFQRVTISRVEMDMDSTYAKIYIAMFPPEHVEDVVISLNKAAGFFSSHLGKTLHTRHTPKLVFVYDHGFDDSMQIDSILRENHLNDQGKSQENQEQE, encoded by the coding sequence ATGAGCGCTATGGTTCATAAAAAGCTTTCGGAAATATTATTTCGAAAAAGCAAAGATCCGCGTTTTCAGCGAGTGACCATCAGCAGAGTTGAAATGGATATGGACAGCACTTATGCCAAAATCTATATTGCGATGTTTCCGCCCGAACATGTTGAGGATGTTGTTATATCCTTAAATAAAGCAGCAGGATTTTTCAGTTCTCATTTGGGAAAGACACTCCATACCAGACACACACCCAAACTGGTATTTGTTTATGACCATGGTTTTGATGATTCAATGCAAATTGATTCGATCCTCAGGGAAAATCACTTGAATGACCAGGGAAAATCACAGGAAAATCAGGAGCAAGAATAG